In the Colius striatus isolate bColStr4 chromosome W, bColStr4.1.hap1, whole genome shotgun sequence genome, one interval contains:
- the LOC133628656 gene encoding endogenous retrovirus group K member 5 Gag polyprotein-like: protein MGHVHSTERQLFVAMVKTLLKSRNISVTTKQVGGFLEFIDTVCPWFPNKGTINLETWNKVGENIKSYYAANGPDKIPIDAFPLWILIKECLQGDTEYDKWQRQTRPRSRSADSGLKPSALTNPDSQPSAPPEYPSIINNEQKDIQESKFKNPFLMYSNTGGKKCRPLKQSKSALRPIELSEELSSDEEAELEKEAAQYHNEDDQVFVNTPFKLKKQQTLLKKEPVVLPAIEAGRRPPPPDIYHQISPHSPLQLSLLQAKQQGEDVSGFSKILHAYPITYAPHPTQANVRIATYTSITFKNLKELKTAAAQYGATAPYTIAILETIEAEVLPPWDWKGLAKATLTGGEYLLWLTDFMDSCYDYSQKPHFRQ from the coding sequence atgggacatgtacatagtacggaaagacagctgtttgtagctatggttaagacattgttaaaaagtcgaaatatatctgtaaccaccaagcaagtgggtggatttttagaatttatagacactgtgtgtccttggtttccgaataaaggcactattaacTTGGAAACCTGGAATAAGgtcggtgaaaacattaaaagctattatgctgctaacggccctgataagatccctatagatgcttttcctttatggattttaattaaagaatgtttacaaggtgatactgaatatgataaatggcaacgacaaacacgtcctcgatctcgttcagcggattcaggtttaaaaccttctgctcttactaatcccgattcacaaccctctgctccacctgaatatccatcaataatcaataatgaacaaaaagatattcaggaatctaaatttaaaaatccctttcttatgtactcaaatacgggaggtaaaaaatgccgaccgttaaaacaaagcaagagcgccttgagacctatagaattatctgaagaattatcctccgatgaggaagctgaattagaaaaagaagctgctcagtatcataatgaagatgatcaagtgtttgttaatacgccttttaaattgaagaaacagcaaacacttttaaaaaaggaacctgttgttttaccagcaatagaagctggtagacgtccgccccctcctgacatataccatcaaatatcacctcactcacccttacagttatcattgctacaagctaaacaacaaggtgaagatgtgagtgggttttcaaaaatattgcatgcttatcctataacatatgctcctcaccctactcaagccaatgttagaattgctacatatacatccattacatttaagaatcttaaagaattgaaaacagctgctgctcaatatggtgcaacTGCACCATATACTATTGCTATTTTAGAGACCATTGAAGCTGAAGTTCTTCCcccatgggactggaaaggcttagctaaagctaccttaacaggaggagaatatttgttatggcttacagattttatggattcctgttatgattattctcaaaaaccacactttcgccaataa